The DNA region TAAGCTAGTCGTTCGTTACGTTCGATGTACCTCAAGATGCGAATACCTTTCCATCTGTCGTCTGGTCTTGAAGCCCGCTCGCCCACAGGGCTGCAACGTCGACAAGAGATCGACGGCCGAAAGATCACCACCATTGTAAGTGTCGCAGCATGTGACTGACCCTCGCTGCTCCTCCACGGGCCGAATCTTGATCCAGTCGCTGATGCCGCGCCAATCGCTATTAAAGGTCATACTCGCCGTGCTGGTCGTACTTATCTTCGTCGCTTTTGCCGCCTTCTCCTGCCGCGCATCCCGTCGCTCCACTGGCAACAACTCGAAAAacgcccgcggcggcggcttcttgAAATCACTCTGGAACACCGGTACTGGCCAAAACAGATACCGCCAGACCCAGGATGAAAACTCCACCTCTACCGAGCAACTGACGacgcgccgccgctcgcGGCCGTCCTCTGTTGCATTCGACGCCTCGGCAGACCAACCGCAGACCGACGCCCGCTCCCCCAACAGCGCTGTGAACCGCAATACCTCGATACGCTCCGTCATGACGCTGCCTGCGTACAGACTCGATCCGAACGATAACGAACAAGTTCTCGGTCGCGAGGGCGAACGCGGAGGTGTCGATGTTGTCATTGAATACCCCACCGAAGAGAATGAGGAGGATCTGCGCGACCAAGAGATGGAGGCTCTCTACCAGATTCGCCTAGCCCGCCGCCAAGAGCTTGCCGAGCGTGATGAGCGGAGGAGAGAGCGCCATGAAGCGCGAGAACGTGGCGACCTGGTGGCCCTGGACAACATTCGTACGAGAGCTAGAAAcgccagcaacaacagcgTTGTCGCCGTCCTTCGCGAAGAGCATGAACGCCTCAAGAACGAACGCCTGAGGGCTGTCTCGAGTGTGTCATATGCCGACTTGGGTGTTGCACGTCACGACGGAACCCGACTCCGGGCCAACAGCAACGAGAGCGAACGAATGGGCTTGTTGTCCGACTCGGCCAGTATCGCTGCCACGTCGATCCGTTCCGGCGCCGAGTCCGCCGCGAATCACAGGAGAGGACGCAGTGCTAGCTCTGTAATGAGCATCGAAAGCGATCTTCCCTCGCCGGGTTTCGCGCCGAGGTCCCGGGCCAACTCACGCCCGGACACTCCTCGCTTGGACACTCGCTCCGGCTCCAGTCCCGAAATTATCGAAGCCGACGTGGGTGATGCTGGCATGCCCATTTACTCTCCACCCGGATACGACGAGGTCTCACTGGACGACGAACGCTCTCGCAGTAATACGCCCCAGCCAAGCACCGAGCCTCCACCAAACTATCCGGGTCCTGCCCAACAACGTGCTCAAAGCATTGCCTCGAGCATGGCCGGCTTGGCTGCAGAAGACCAAACGACGGCTGGTCTGACAGGCGAACAGCGACAAACGAGAAAACCACAACTACCTAGCTTGCGTCTGCAGCAAGTGCCGCAGATTGTCATCGAGCCTTCCAGCGCCAGACCACACGATGACAGGTGAATGAAGATTGGGCCTGGAGGCTCAGACACACAAAAGTCGGAAATGATGAATACGGCTGGACCTAATGAGCCTATTGTACACGAATGAACACTAGGGGGGCAATTTTGTTGATACATACGAAGCGAGCGGAGCCTGAGTTGGCAATATAAACACATGTTGGGCAGGGGGTGATGCCTTACGTGGCAGCATCCGAGATCCCATTTGCGTAATAGCTTACCGGCGAATTGTATATCGGCGTTAGGCGAATCTCGTTCCGGTTCGAACGAGCTCCAAAGGATACCAAAGTTGTTTAGAGAAGTTGATGCGTTATACATAGGTTGGAGCCTGCGTGCTCAACGTGTCAGTGGCTTGAAATCCTCATACTGATCATTTAAATTGACCTGTCTTGGCCATGCTTGCCATGGGGAAATGCTCTCGATATTCCTCGTCTCGAACTCGGTATGAACAGTTCCTGCTGCATCGTATGAGTTGCGGGGAAACATTTGTTCATCGTATGTCATTCGGTGGAGGATGATATGATGGACTTGAGTGAGACCTTTGCCAACTTGACTTTACTAAAGTGACAATCGACACGATTTGCAGGCAGTATGATGGCACGTTCACCACCGTCAAGCGAGATGGAAGGTATGCCTGTGGAACGTCTCGACTCATGCAGCTGGCCTAAATATACCAAATGTCGCTATTCGCGGGCTCCGCAACAATCTTTGTCAGCCCCAGATTTCCAAGCACCTTCTTCAAAGACGCATACTTACAGCAGTCGGCGGCGACTCACTTCTGGCTATGGGACCGCCTGAAAAGCCGGTTTAAAACGTCCAGTACTCCGAGCCTGTCGAAGAGTGTCTAGGTGTAGAGGATGGAAGTGGTCAAACTGGGTGTCAAGAGGGCTCGGAACGGGACGGATATAGAGGAGCGGTATCGCATTGTTGAAAATATGGGTAGGAGGTTCTTCGAAGATCAAAGGGAGTGTCCATACCCCGAATGGTAGTATAGAGATCATGTGGCATGCCCGGGTTCGACTTCACGACTTTAGGTTTTCAAGGTTCCTCGAGGGATCAAGAGTTTGCATCATGACATTTAGCTCATTGCCAATGAGAAATCAGTGTCCATGTAGTGTCCGAGTTTCTCCAGGGCCTCCCTGAGCACCTCGGTATGACAGACGTAGCCAATCCTCACGTAGCCCGCGAAGTCCTTCCCGTGGCCGAAGCACCTAGACCCCGGGACAAAAAACACCTTGGTCTTGTTGAGCACGTCCAGACAGAAacggacgtcgtcgaccggcTTGCCCTCGTGGGTAAACCGGACAAACGCTGTCGTGCCGGCGCTGGGCTTGACCCACGAACAGGTGCCCTTGTACTTCTCGACAAAGGCCTCAAGGAGAGCCTTGTTCGTGTTTGCAAGCGCGACGTTCCGCCTCAGCAAGGGGCCCCAGACGGGCTTCGACAGCGCGTACGAGGCGATCTGGTCATCGATCTGCGAGACGCTGATGGTGGTGTAGTCCCGCGCTGAGGCGACCGCCTGGATGATGCCCTTGTCCCGCGACGCGATCCAGCCGATGCggatgccggcgagggcgtagGACTTGGACATGGAGCCCGTGACGACGACCTTGTCGTAGCCGAAGGCCGTGATCGGGGGTGGGACATGGgaggcgtcgtcgccgttgtcaAAGAAGTCATGGAACAGGGGTCGGTAGACCTCGTCCGAGAAGACAATGATGTCTCGGGCCTTGGCAAAGGCGACGATTGAGGCAAGGACCGGCTCCGGGATTGGTGCGCCGGTGGGGTTGTTTgggttgttgatgatgatcaTCTGACGGGTGGACGAGAGGCTTGGTTTAGCGACGCGGGCTCAGAGTGAGTATGAGAGCAGTAGACGGACCTTAGTGTTGGGCTTGACGAGGTCatcgagctcgccgacgtcaGGCACAAAGCCATTCTTCCTCCTGAGCCTCCACAAGGaaacgtcggcgccgagactCTCGGGAACGCCGTAGAGCTGCTGGTATGTGGGATAGACGCAAATGACATGGTCGCCGGGGCCGACGAGGGTGTATAGCAACAAGAAGTTGGCACCGATGGCGCCCTGGGTGATGAGCACATCGGTCTCATCGAGCAAATcgggggacgacgaggcgcggTGGGTCGGGCCGGCTTGGCTGCCACAAAGCGCGGCGACCCTCCGACGGAGCGGGACGGAGCCGCGGATGGGGCCGTAGACCAGCTTGGTGGAAAAgtcgacggggccgggcgCGCGCTTGTCCTCGGAAAGGGCgaccaggtcgtcgacggagacggaggcggcgcaggtCTCGGCGATGTTGAGGCAGCCCGGGGTGGTCTCGTACTCGTCCATCCATTGCTCGACCTCAAAAGCTGCAATCCGGACCATTTTGGCGAGGGCAGGGGGTGCAAAGGAGCGTGCCTTCTAGGTGCGCCTACCTAGGCGGGAGATGCGGCTGGTCGGGTTTGTGTGATGTTGGTAGACAATGGGTAGAGAACGGCCGGAGAGACTTTGTGACAGACGGCGCTGGGTTGAATTGATACAATGCCAAGGCCAGAAGTATCAAGCATGATAACCTTCTCGCCGTCTCTCGCAGTCGCTTCGACCGCTCGTGGAGGGCTGGGTACGTATCATCGCGTATCAGCAAAGGCAGAAGACGGAGCGGGCACGTCCCAGAGACATCGGACTCTACAGCGCCCGGCGGGTTCCCGAGTCCAGCGAATGTCAAAGACCCGTCAACAGGGCACGTAGAGGGCCGGGCTGCCACTCGGAAGACCATCCGGAGGGGGCTTCCGAGGGCACGGATGCACGGGATTGTTGGAGAACAGGCTGAAGTGAAGCAATGTTGCTATTTGGGGACGTGTCCTGTGACTGTAGCTTGAGGCATGCTCATCAGTCTTTGAGACTGAGTAAGTGTTGTGTGTAGGTGGCTGGAGTGCTGGGTAGGTGTTTGTGTAGGTACCTCGACAAGTTGGTTGGTACCTAGGGTGGGTGTGTAGACTGCTGGAGGCGGCCCTGCTTCCTCAATCCCCACAGACTTTCCCCAGCTGTGGGGTTTGCCCCACGATGATATGGTGCCATGACCGGTGTCAGTTGTTACATGTCCGTCAGGACGAGCGTTTGTCGCTTTTCTGTTCAAGGCCATAGGGCACGATGGCGCCGAATGCGGTGGACTGCTGGAGTCGCACGCAAGCCCATTATCGCTCCGCCGTTCTGCTAGTTGCCGTTGTCCGTGCCACGGTGGACGGTTGCTCCGCGGCCGGTTCCCCGGACAGCAGGGACCGGAAGTTGTATTGTGGCCGCCCATCAATCGGATGGAGACTGGGTGTGTCCAGGAATTAATGGTGGATGGCTCGCAGTCACTGCAACCATGGGCTCGTGGCAAGTAAGCGGTCAGTCtgcagtcagtcagtcagtcattGACTCATCAGCAGTGGTAGTGGTTGTGCTTGTGCTTGTGCTGGACTTTGCGCTTAGACCTGCGGCATGGGGTGCATCGTGCCGTTTCAATGTTGACGTTACTGCTGGTAGAGATGATGAGCGAAGCGCAATGCTCTCATGGATCTCGGAGCTCACTCCAAGCGTCTTCCCTGCACCCGGAAACACAATGCTTCAGCCACCACGACCAACACTGTTGCGCATTTCCAACCAGTGCAGTGGGGGCATTCAGCGTGTCAATCAACCAACCAGCGCCTCTGGACTTAATCTGGGGCTGTGTGCTGCGCTTGTACGGGCCGACCCCCTCCAGACTGGTACTCGCCTACACGTGCTGTCGATTGCGCCAGAAGCACTGAAGACTGCTTTGATTGTGCCTTGGTTGCTAGTTGCTGCAAAGGTACCTACGTAAGCTTGGAACCcgctcagcagcagcatcgacGTAATGAAGTACCAGCAGGCTAGAAGGTCGGCATGTATTGTTGTACCTCCAACCGGCTAGTAGGTATGCTCGGAAAGCATCCGTAGAAAAGACCGAAATAAAGAAACAACGATACTGGCGTCCCAAAGAACGGCTACCTATCAAGTACGGCCTTTGAAAAAACGACAATAGCTTGAGAATAGAATTGTAGAGAACCCGGCCGGTTCTTCGGTGGC from Colletotrichum higginsianum IMI 349063 chromosome 4, whole genome shotgun sequence includes:
- a CDS encoding Aminotransferase class I and II, which encodes MVRIAAFEVEQWMDEYETTPGCLNIAETCAASVSVDDLVALSEDKRAPGPVDFSTKLVYGPIRGSVPLRRRVAALCGSQAGPTHRASSSPDLLDETDVLITQGAIGANFLLLYTLVGPGDHVICVYPTYQQLYGVPESLGADVSLWRLRRKNGFVPDVGELDDLVKPNTKMIIINNPNNPTGAPIPEPVLASIVAFAKARDIIVFSDEVYRPLFHDFFDNGDDASHVPPPITAFGYDKVVVTGSMSKSYALAGIRIGWIASRDKGIIQAVASARDYTTISVSQIDDQIASYALSKPVWGPLLRRNVALANTNKALLEAFVEKYKGTCSWVKPSAGTTAFVRFTHEGKPVDDVRFCLDVLNKTKVFFVPGSRCFGHGKDFAGYVRIGYVCHTEVLREALEKLGHYMDTDFSLAMS